In the Mycolicibacter sp. MU0102 genome, one interval contains:
- a CDS encoding guanylate cyclase, giving the protein MVLSVDEHTVTLERALAETRTGDIWLFRGRSGPDRAIQTLSNSPVNHVGMTVALDDLPPLIWHAELGDKLHDFWTGTNHRGVQLNDARAAVEQWMGRYEQRCWFRQLSGTITRKQENHLLQAIARMDGTAFPTTARLTGRWLRGRLPTASDWTRGIPFLDRKVHEISQRRKARNSKVALQTAYCAETVAITYEEMGLLSTDKNSNWFDPGSFWSGDILPLTPGYQLGREIVVVR; this is encoded by the coding sequence ATGGTGCTGAGCGTGGACGAACACACCGTGACTTTGGAGCGTGCGCTGGCGGAAACGCGCACCGGCGACATCTGGCTGTTCCGGGGCCGCTCCGGGCCCGACCGCGCCATCCAAACGCTGTCCAACTCTCCGGTGAACCACGTCGGGATGACGGTGGCCCTCGATGACCTGCCGCCGCTGATCTGGCATGCCGAGCTCGGCGACAAACTGCACGACTTCTGGACCGGCACCAATCACCGCGGCGTGCAGCTCAACGACGCCCGCGCGGCCGTCGAACAGTGGATGGGCCGCTACGAGCAGCGCTGCTGGTTTCGCCAGCTCAGCGGGACCATCACCCGCAAGCAGGAGAACCACCTGCTGCAGGCGATCGCGCGGATGGACGGCACCGCGTTTCCCACCACCGCGCGGCTGACGGGCCGGTGGCTGCGGGGGCGGCTGCCGACGGCCAGCGACTGGACCCGCGGCATCCCGTTTCTGGACCGCAAGGTTCACGAGATCAGCCAGCGGCGCAAGGCCCGCAACAGCAAAGTCGCGTTGCAGACCGCGTACTGCGCCGAGACGGTGGCCATCACCTATGAGGAGATGGGACTGCTCTCGACCGACAAGAATTCGAACTGGTTCGACCCCGGGTCGTTCTGGAGCGGCGACATCTTGCCGTTGACACCCGGCTATCAGCTGGGCCGGGAGATCGTCGTCGTGCGTTAG
- a CDS encoding acetyltransferase, which yields MRIRECDGPAEYPRLASIWRSAVDATHDFLTEPDRAAIESQLADNYFPGVRLTVAEIDGEPVGFAGTAGEHLEMLFLHGDARGHGVGSALLDHAMAEEGIRLVDVNEQNEQAIEFYVRRGFVVTGRSERDDAGRPYPILHMEALLTPVLRYLDDHRPGELVGAYLYGSAASSGLRQDSDVDLLVLTRTTLSEAERASLVSMLLSVSGWRGHAAQFPDVADRRALELTSLVVADVDPLPQTPRRDFQFGEWLRAELLDGHVPPAVSDPDVVVLLATAQSAHRVLRGQPLDALVAPVPPELLRHAQLALLPELLNDPAGEERFFLLTLARILVTIETGQIVAKDVAAQRVAPRLTGQDRTLLELAGQDYLGLGHVNWADHYHQVVALVPKLVGLIRQAAGV from the coding sequence GTGCGGATTCGAGAGTGCGACGGCCCGGCCGAATATCCCCGGCTGGCGTCGATCTGGCGCAGCGCCGTCGATGCGACGCACGACTTTCTGACCGAACCCGACCGCGCGGCCATCGAAAGCCAGCTGGCGGACAACTACTTTCCCGGGGTTCGTCTCACGGTCGCGGAAATCGACGGTGAGCCGGTGGGTTTCGCCGGCACGGCGGGCGAGCACCTGGAGATGTTGTTCCTCCACGGCGACGCCCGTGGCCACGGCGTCGGTAGCGCGCTGCTCGATCATGCGATGGCGGAAGAGGGAATCCGCTTAGTCGACGTCAACGAGCAGAACGAGCAAGCGATCGAGTTCTACGTGCGACGCGGTTTCGTCGTCACAGGCCGCAGTGAGCGTGACGACGCGGGCCGGCCATACCCGATCCTGCACATGGAGGCACTGCTCACACCGGTGCTGCGCTACCTGGACGATCACCGGCCAGGCGAGCTGGTCGGGGCCTACCTCTACGGTTCGGCGGCAAGCTCCGGGCTGCGGCAAGACAGCGACGTCGATCTGTTAGTTCTCACCCGCACGACGTTGTCCGAGGCCGAGCGGGCGTCGCTGGTCTCCATGCTGCTGAGCGTGTCCGGGTGGCGGGGGCACGCTGCCCAGTTCCCCGACGTCGCCGACCGTCGGGCGTTGGAACTGACGAGCCTCGTCGTGGCCGACGTTGATCCGTTGCCGCAGACACCTCGACGCGACTTCCAATTCGGCGAATGGCTGCGCGCGGAGCTGCTGGACGGCCATGTCCCGCCAGCGGTTTCCGATCCCGACGTGGTCGTGCTGCTGGCCACCGCCCAGAGCGCGCACCGGGTGCTGCGCGGCCAACCGCTTGACGCTCTCGTCGCTCCGGTACCGCCCGAGCTGCTCCGGCACGCTCAGCTCGCGTTGCTGCCCGAGCTCCTGAACGACCCGGCAGGGGAGGAGCGGTTCTTCCTGCTGACCTTGGCGCGCATCCTGGTCACGATCGAGACCGGGCAGATCGTCGCCAAGGACGTTGCCGCTCAACGTGTCGCACCGAGGCTGACGGGACAAGATCGCACGCTGCTGGAGCTCGCCGGGCAGGACTATCTCGGGCTCGGCCACGTGAACTGGGCAGACCACTACCACCAGGTGGTGGCGTTGGTGCCAAAGCTGGTCGGCCTGATCCGACAGGCCGCCGGCGTCTAA
- a CDS encoding nuclear transport factor 2 family protein: MIYRWLVRKQAAAGWQRLSEQRFDEAPLADDIHFVFLGDHELSADLRGAETVRNWLRDQLLARLPNLRFVVDETLVEGGPWSTRVATRYHTEQDGRLVYRGTYFGRVVWGKVVEEIILPDTKALSAALAR, from the coding sequence ATGATCTATCGCTGGTTGGTGCGCAAGCAGGCCGCGGCCGGGTGGCAACGACTGTCCGAGCAGCGGTTCGACGAAGCTCCGCTGGCCGACGACATCCACTTCGTCTTCCTCGGCGACCACGAACTGTCCGCCGATCTGCGTGGTGCCGAGACGGTGCGCAATTGGCTGCGCGATCAGCTGCTGGCCCGGCTGCCGAACCTGCGGTTCGTTGTCGACGAGACGCTCGTTGAAGGCGGCCCTTGGTCGACCCGTGTGGCGACCCGCTACCACACAGAGCAAGACGGCCGGCTCGTCTATCGCGGTACGTACTTCGGGCGCGTGGTGTGGGGCAAGGTCGTTGAGGAGATCATTCTTCCTGACACCAAAGCGCTTTCGGCCGCCCTTGCCCGGTAG
- a CDS encoding OsmC family protein, whose product MTTSTTRLAAVVAATSDPAAADPAGSQVVFRASAVAHDAVASTITMGRYSVEVDEPPALGGENTAPNPVEYYLGSLLSCQVVTWRYWAEKLGIAVDEITGRAEGDLDVRGFFGLDDSVRPGFKEVRVVVTVTGPETEERYRELHEVVEKHCPVLDLTTNVTPVRSTLEIG is encoded by the coding sequence ATGACCACTTCGACAACTCGCCTGGCCGCCGTCGTCGCCGCCACCAGTGACCCGGCCGCCGCCGACCCCGCCGGCTCCCAGGTCGTCTTCCGTGCCTCGGCCGTCGCGCACGACGCGGTGGCCAGCACCATCACCATGGGCCGCTACAGCGTCGAGGTCGATGAGCCGCCGGCGCTCGGCGGCGAGAACACCGCGCCCAATCCGGTCGAGTACTACTTGGGATCGCTGCTGTCCTGCCAGGTGGTCACCTGGCGGTACTGGGCCGAGAAACTGGGTATCGCGGTCGATGAGATCACCGGGCGCGCCGAGGGCGACCTCGACGTGCGCGGGTTCTTCGGCCTGGACGACTCGGTACGCCCCGGCTTCAAGGAGGTGCGGGTGGTCGTCACCGTCACCGGCCCGGAAACCGAGGAGCGGTACCGCGAACTGCACGAGGTCGTCGAAAAGCATTGCCCTGTACTGGATTTGACCACCAACGTCACTCCGGTGCGCAGCACGCTGGAAATCGGGTAG
- the ychF gene encoding redox-regulated ATPase YchF: MSLSLGIVGLPNVGKSTLFNALTHNDVLAANYPFATIEPNEGVVPLPDPRLVKLAEIFGSERILPAPVTFVDIAGIVKGASEGAGLGNKFLANIRECDAICQVVRVFADDDVVHVDGKVDPEADIEVIATELILADMQTLEKAVPRLEKEARNNKDRKPMHEAAVAAAAILDTGKTLFAAGVDTAPLRELNLLTTKPFLYVFNADESVLTDAARVAALRELVAPADAVFLDAKIEAELAELDDESAMELLESIGQSERGLDALARAGFHTLKLQTYLTAGPKEARAWTIHQGDTAPKAAGVIHTDFEKGFIKAEVVSYDDLVEAGSMAAAKSAGKVRMEGKDYVMADGDVVEFRFNV, encoded by the coding sequence GTGAGCCTGAGCCTGGGAATCGTGGGGTTGCCCAACGTCGGTAAGTCGACCCTGTTCAACGCGCTGACACACAACGATGTGTTGGCCGCCAACTACCCGTTCGCGACGATCGAGCCGAACGAGGGTGTGGTGCCGCTGCCCGACCCCCGGCTGGTCAAGCTGGCCGAGATCTTCGGTTCGGAGCGGATCCTGCCGGCGCCGGTGACGTTCGTCGACATCGCCGGCATCGTCAAGGGCGCCTCGGAGGGGGCCGGCCTGGGCAACAAGTTCCTGGCCAACATCCGTGAGTGCGACGCCATCTGTCAGGTGGTGCGGGTCTTCGCCGACGACGACGTCGTGCACGTCGACGGCAAGGTGGACCCCGAGGCCGACATCGAGGTGATCGCCACCGAGCTGATCCTGGCCGACATGCAGACTCTGGAGAAGGCGGTCCCGCGGCTGGAGAAGGAAGCCCGCAACAACAAGGACCGCAAGCCCATGCACGAGGCGGCGGTGGCCGCTGCGGCGATCCTCGACACCGGCAAGACCCTGTTCGCCGCCGGGGTGGACACCGCCCCGCTGCGCGAGCTGAACCTGCTGACCACCAAACCGTTCCTCTATGTGTTCAACGCCGACGAGTCGGTGCTCACCGACGCGGCGCGGGTCGCCGCGCTGCGCGAGCTGGTGGCCCCGGCCGACGCGGTGTTCCTCGACGCCAAGATCGAAGCCGAACTCGCCGAGCTTGATGACGAGTCGGCGATGGAGCTGCTGGAGTCGATCGGGCAGAGTGAGCGCGGCCTGGATGCGTTGGCGCGCGCTGGTTTTCACACCCTGAAGTTGCAGACCTACCTGACCGCCGGGCCCAAAGAGGCGCGGGCCTGGACCATTCACCAGGGCGACACCGCGCCCAAGGCGGCCGGGGTGATTCACACCGACTTCGAGAAGGGCTTCATCAAGGCCGAGGTGGTCTCCTACGACGACCTGGTCGAGGCGGGGTCGATGGCCGCCGCCAAGTCCGCCGGCAAGGTGCGCATGGAGGGCAAGGACTACGTCATGGCCGACGGGGACGTGGTGGAGTTCCGCTTCAACGTCTAG
- a CDS encoding nuclear transport factor 2 family protein, with translation MTDDDIRAALEAHWASSDRNDFDAEHRIYRADAVLEYPQSGERIRGRDRIQASREAQPNAKRFTVRRILGTGDLWVSELVLTYDGQPSYVVSVMEFVAGEVMRETQYFGDPFSPGPSRVQWVEPID, from the coding sequence ATGACTGACGACGACATTCGCGCCGCCCTGGAGGCGCATTGGGCGTCCTCGGATCGGAACGACTTCGACGCCGAGCATCGGATCTACCGGGCCGATGCGGTCCTCGAATACCCCCAGTCCGGTGAACGGATTCGCGGCCGCGACCGCATCCAGGCATCGCGGGAAGCCCAGCCCAATGCCAAGCGCTTCACCGTCCGCCGAATCCTCGGCACCGGCGATCTGTGGGTCAGCGAACTCGTCCTCACCTACGACGGTCAGCCGTCATACGTGGTGAGCGTGATGGAGTTCGTGGCCGGGGAAGTCATGCGCGAGACGCAGTATTTCGGCGATCCCTTCAGCCCCGGACCGTCGCGCGTTCAATGGGTCGAACCCATCGACTGA
- a CDS encoding SulP family inorganic anion transporter, whose amino-acid sequence MPQIQTVPPEKPRNGLAGLKHWRYDLRSGFTVAMISLPFSMGIAITSGAPPICGIVSAIIAGFVLPFLGGSYVTISGPAAGLAPVLFAGMITLGQLRLGEGASQSELLAVGYPLVLVAIALAGVLQFILARLKVARLSAIFPAAAIQGMLAAIGLMIIAKQIPLFMGVPFEGHDFWTIVAEVPRHAGSMNLQVFALGIGCLAGLFALTAMPGRLLKVMPPPVWVFFAGTLASVFILKLDKHYLIDVPGSIMDGIVLPQFGTVLAHPELWLALAYLAITLVLVDGAESLATIAAVDKIDPFRRRSDPDRTLQAMGVSNVASSTLGGLTIIPGMIKSTANILGGGRTQWANFYNACFLMIFVVLFSNLINLVPLTVLAAVLVFIGYKLCKPEVWRNVARVGTEQFVVFAITLLVTLTTDLLIGLLAGVAVKLLLNLWLEGLWHTSHNSSDSAKPSVVRRFLGLFRNPVSQRDFDEGVYHLYLDGPLVCFNLFHVIRELEQHPPETQTVQLHLSSRVPLVDHTTSETLRYFLEESSGQDKIPTLVIEGWDNMRPLSKHETSTRIALADVATLENPQPAD is encoded by the coding sequence ATGCCGCAGATCCAGACAGTTCCGCCTGAAAAGCCGCGCAATGGCCTGGCCGGTCTCAAACACTGGCGCTACGACCTCCGGTCGGGTTTCACAGTGGCCATGATCTCGCTGCCGTTCTCGATGGGTATCGCGATCACGTCGGGGGCGCCGCCGATCTGCGGGATCGTGTCGGCGATCATCGCCGGTTTCGTCCTGCCGTTTTTGGGCGGCTCGTATGTGACCATCAGCGGCCCGGCAGCGGGGCTGGCGCCGGTTCTGTTCGCTGGCATGATCACCCTGGGACAGCTCCGCTTGGGCGAGGGTGCCTCGCAATCCGAGCTGCTTGCGGTGGGATATCCCCTGGTTCTGGTCGCCATCGCCCTTGCGGGCGTGTTGCAGTTCATTCTTGCCAGGTTGAAGGTGGCCCGCCTGAGCGCCATCTTCCCGGCGGCGGCCATTCAGGGCATGCTGGCTGCGATCGGCCTGATGATCATCGCCAAGCAGATCCCGCTGTTCATGGGTGTGCCTTTCGAAGGCCACGACTTCTGGACGATCGTGGCCGAAGTTCCCCGCCATGCCGGGTCGATGAACCTTCAGGTCTTCGCCCTGGGGATCGGCTGCTTGGCGGGGCTTTTCGCGCTGACGGCAATGCCCGGGCGGCTACTGAAGGTGATGCCGCCTCCGGTCTGGGTGTTCTTCGCCGGCACGCTCGCGAGCGTGTTCATCCTGAAGCTGGACAAGCACTACCTGATCGACGTTCCCGGTTCGATCATGGACGGGATCGTCCTGCCCCAGTTCGGAACGGTGCTCGCCCATCCTGAACTATGGCTGGCGCTGGCCTACCTGGCCATCACCCTGGTCTTGGTCGACGGGGCCGAGTCCCTGGCGACGATCGCAGCCGTGGACAAAATCGATCCCTTTCGCCGCCGCTCCGACCCCGATCGGACCCTGCAGGCCATGGGAGTGTCCAACGTCGCCTCCAGCACGCTCGGTGGCTTGACCATCATCCCCGGCATGATCAAGAGCACCGCCAACATTCTGGGCGGGGGCCGGACCCAGTGGGCCAACTTCTACAACGCCTGCTTCCTGATGATCTTCGTGGTGCTGTTCAGCAACCTGATCAACTTGGTCCCCTTGACGGTGTTGGCCGCCGTCCTGGTGTTCATCGGCTACAAGCTGTGTAAGCCCGAGGTGTGGCGCAATGTCGCACGGGTCGGGACGGAGCAGTTCGTTGTCTTCGCGATCACCCTGCTCGTGACGTTGACGACGGACCTGCTCATCGGTCTCCTCGCCGGCGTCGCCGTGAAATTGCTACTGAATCTGTGGTTGGAAGGTCTTTGGCACACCTCGCACAACTCCTCGGATTCGGCCAAGCCGAGTGTTGTCCGCCGTTTCCTCGGTCTCTTCCGCAATCCGGTGTCGCAGCGGGATTTCGATGAGGGTGTCTACCACCTGTACCTGGATGGCCCCCTGGTGTGTTTCAACCTGTTCCACGTCATTCGGGAGTTGGAGCAGCATCCGCCGGAGACACAGACGGTGCAGCTGCACTTGAGCTCACGAGTACCCCTCGTCGATCACACGACGAGTGAGACCCTTCGATATTTCCTGGAGGAGTCCAGCGGCCAGGACAAGATCCCGACGCTTGTGATCGAGGGATGGGACAACATGCGGCCCCTCTCGAAGCACGAGACGAGCACGCGGATCGCCCTGGCCGACGTCGCGACGTTGGAGAACCCCCAACCAGCCGATTGA
- a CDS encoding alpha/beta fold hydrolase, giving the protein MVTRKPRLRTVSDDPARVEYRTVHGYLRAFRVAGDGPPLLLIHGIGDNSSTWKPLIPLLAQKYTVIAPDLLGHGLSDQPRADYSVAAFANGMRDLLSVLNFDRVTVIGHSLGGGVAMQFCYQYPQMVERLVLVAAGGVKREVNPALRLASLPAAPQALAALSVPGFETALRMVRGRIGKVNLPALLVDLPEILRVLGDLSSPNKRAAFVRTLRAVVDWRGQMVTMLDRSYLTERLPIMIVWGTHDLVLPYSHAKLAHAAMPHSRLETFVDSGHFPFRDDPLRFADLVDDFITSTVPLDFDLERWRRLLTDGAPEPAVADPDEELLRAMTDGRSAT; this is encoded by the coding sequence ATGGTTACGCGCAAGCCTCGATTGCGGACGGTCTCGGATGATCCGGCCCGAGTCGAATACCGAACCGTGCACGGATATCTCCGGGCGTTTCGGGTGGCCGGGGACGGGCCGCCGCTGCTGTTGATCCACGGGATTGGGGACAATTCGTCGACCTGGAAGCCACTGATCCCGCTGCTGGCGCAGAAGTACACGGTGATCGCCCCGGATCTCCTCGGTCACGGGCTCTCGGATCAGCCGCGCGCTGACTATTCCGTCGCCGCGTTCGCCAACGGCATGCGAGATCTGCTGTCGGTCTTGAATTTTGACCGGGTGACGGTCATCGGGCATTCCCTGGGCGGCGGGGTGGCGATGCAGTTCTGCTACCAGTACCCACAGATGGTTGAGCGGCTGGTGTTGGTGGCCGCCGGCGGTGTGAAGCGTGAGGTCAACCCCGCGCTGCGGCTGGCGTCGCTGCCGGCCGCGCCGCAGGCGCTGGCCGCACTTTCAGTGCCAGGATTTGAGACAGCGCTTCGGATGGTTCGGGGGCGGATCGGCAAGGTGAACCTGCCGGCGCTTCTGGTCGATCTGCCTGAGATCCTGCGGGTGCTAGGTGATTTGAGTTCGCCGAACAAGCGGGCGGCGTTCGTGCGGACGCTGCGCGCCGTGGTGGATTGGCGCGGGCAGATGGTCACCATGCTCGACCGCAGTTATCTCACCGAACGGCTCCCGATCATGATTGTCTGGGGCACCCACGATCTGGTGCTGCCGTATTCGCACGCCAAGCTCGCACACGCTGCTATGCCGCATTCGCGGCTGGAAACCTTCGTCGATTCCGGTCATTTCCCGTTCCGTGACGACCCGCTGCGGTTCGCCGACCTCGTCGACGACTTCATCACCAGCACGGTGCCGCTGGATTTCGACCTGGAACGGTGGCGTCGGCTGCTCACCGACGGAGCGCCCGAGCCAGCGGTGGCCGATCCGGATGAGGAGTTGCTGCGCGCGATGACAGACGGCCGCAGCGCCACCTGA
- a CDS encoding VOC family protein, with protein sequence MAIKLENVGIAVDDLEAAIAFFTDLGLTLVGRDTVSGEWTDIAVGLDGNHANIAMLQTPDGRGRIELFEYIHPRAIASNPTLPNEIGMHRVAFSVDDIDEALGIAAKHGCHPLRGVANYNDVYKLTYVRGPSGIIVMLAEELGNT encoded by the coding sequence ATGGCCATCAAACTCGAGAACGTCGGCATCGCGGTGGACGACCTCGAAGCAGCAATCGCGTTCTTCACCGACCTCGGTTTGACTCTCGTCGGACGTGACACCGTTAGCGGCGAATGGACCGACATCGCGGTGGGTCTCGACGGTAACCACGCCAACATTGCGATGCTCCAGACGCCGGACGGCCGGGGCCGCATCGAGCTGTTCGAGTACATCCACCCCCGTGCCATCGCGTCGAATCCGACGCTTCCGAACGAAATTGGCATGCACCGCGTCGCCTTCTCGGTCGACGACATCGACGAGGCTCTCGGTATAGCCGCGAAGCACGGATGTCACCCGCTCCGCGGCGTGGCCAACTACAACGACGTGTACAAGCTCACCTATGTTCGCGGTCCCAGCGGAATCATCGTCATGCTCGCCGAGGAGCTGGGGAACACCTGA
- the arr gene encoding NAD(+)--rifampin ADP-ribosyltransferase — protein sequence MDAIDDEGPFFHGTKAELVVGDLLTAGFRSNYRPEIVMNHIYFTALVSGAGLAAELAAGGGTPRVYRVEPTGDCENDPNVTDKKFPGNPTRSYRSSEPLRVVEEIHDWPRLTPEALQEWRDRLAAMRADGTDEIIN from the coding sequence ATGGACGCGATCGATGACGAGGGCCCGTTCTTTCACGGCACCAAGGCCGAACTGGTGGTTGGAGACCTACTCACCGCCGGCTTCCGCTCCAACTACCGACCCGAGATCGTCATGAACCACATCTACTTCACCGCGCTGGTCAGCGGTGCCGGGCTGGCGGCCGAGCTCGCCGCCGGAGGCGGCACGCCGCGGGTGTATCGCGTCGAACCCACCGGGGACTGCGAGAACGATCCCAACGTGACCGACAAGAAGTTCCCCGGCAATCCGACCCGCTCCTACCGCAGCAGTGAACCGCTGCGGGTCGTCGAAGAGATCCACGACTGGCCGCGACTGACGCCCGAGGCGCTTCAGGAATGGCGCGACCGGTTGGCGGCGATGCGCGCAGACGGGACCGACGAGATCATCAACTGA
- a CDS encoding DUF6542 domain-containing protein, which yields MAVAREKSAVAADHRSILPSIAGLPWWSAVAVAVVATAIGVAFDAGSGDKELTIVFSALYAMGCIAAVLMVQQSAVFTTVVQPPLILFVSVPSAYWLLRGGGFPGLKAIVINCGYPLIERFPLMLFTAAAVLLIGMVRWYLGMLGGAAKRETTDDATPKRATLSDRIGAVLTSALTRNPAHAIEKPASREERPGQRPRRATSEARRAARQGSGSRSRTRSTERRAAANGSAPTRSRHVRPDMDGATAERPRRRPADMRDELPPRRRPAPDMRDDRQPRRRPAPERHDEQPRRRPRPPQDAARDGKPTPRTPRGGFQPAEGAESLPRRRPAPRSGEGRGNGTGTRHPVSQVRYRRAAGDEPDASPRTPSRQPRDHADSWEFDI from the coding sequence GTGGCAGTAGCGCGGGAGAAGTCGGCAGTGGCCGCTGACCACCGTTCGATCTTGCCCAGCATCGCCGGTTTGCCGTGGTGGAGCGCCGTGGCGGTGGCGGTGGTCGCGACCGCGATCGGAGTGGCGTTCGACGCCGGCTCCGGAGACAAAGAACTGACCATCGTCTTCTCCGCCCTCTACGCGATGGGCTGTATCGCCGCGGTGCTCATGGTGCAGCAATCGGCCGTGTTCACGACGGTGGTCCAGCCCCCGTTGATCCTGTTCGTGAGCGTGCCCAGTGCGTACTGGCTGCTGCGTGGCGGCGGGTTCCCTGGCCTCAAGGCCATCGTCATCAACTGCGGCTATCCCCTGATCGAGCGATTCCCGCTGATGCTGTTCACGGCGGCGGCCGTGCTGCTGATCGGAATGGTCCGCTGGTACCTCGGGATGTTGGGCGGAGCCGCGAAGCGCGAGACCACCGACGACGCCACCCCGAAGCGGGCAACACTCAGCGACCGCATCGGCGCCGTGCTTACCTCCGCCCTGACCCGCAACCCCGCGCACGCCATCGAGAAGCCGGCTTCCCGCGAGGAGCGCCCGGGCCAGCGTCCCCGTCGCGCCACCTCGGAGGCCCGCCGGGCCGCGCGGCAGGGTTCTGGGTCCCGATCCCGGACCCGCTCCACCGAGCGCCGCGCCGCGGCCAACGGCTCGGCGCCGACGCGTTCGCGGCACGTTCGGCCGGACATGGACGGCGCGACCGCAGAACGTCCGCGGCGCCGCCCGGCAGACATGCGCGACGAGCTGCCACCCCGCCGGCGCCCGGCTCCCGACATGCGCGACGACCGGCAGCCTCGACGCCGGCCGGCACCCGAGCGGCACGACGAACAACCGCGGCGGCGTCCCCGTCCGCCCCAAGACGCGGCGCGCGACGGCAAACCGACGCCGAGAACTCCGCGCGGCGGCTTCCAGCCTGCCGAAGGTGCTGAATCGCTGCCTCGGCGTCGGCCGGCGCCGAGGTCCGGTGAGGGCCGCGGCAACGGGACCGGCACCCGTCATCCGGTCTCCCAAGTGCGCTACCGCAGGGCCGCCGGCGACGAGCCCGACGCTTCGCCCCGCACTCCCTCCCGACAGCCGCGCGATCACGCCGACTCTTGGGAATTCGACATCTAG
- a CDS encoding 4-hydroxy-3-methylbut-2-enyl diphosphate reductase, translating into MPQTVDVEIAYSSAARVGGAPAGKRVLLAEPRGYCAGVDRAVETVERALEKHGAPVYVRHEIVHNKHVVDTLTNKGAVFVDETDQVPEGAIVVFSAHGVAPTVHETAADRNLRVIDATCPLVTKVHNEAKRFARDGYDILLIGHAGHEEVVGIIGEAPNDVQLVDGLDAVAAVTVRDENKIVWLSQTTLSVDETMQTVHKLRERFPNLQNPPSDDICYATQNRQTAVKAMAPECELVIVVGSRNSSNSCRLVEVALGAGARAAHLVDYADDIDPAWLAPEAGEVQTIGVTSGASVPEILVRGVLERLAEYGYGTVYPVATANETLVFALPREIRPDRR; encoded by the coding sequence ATGCCCCAAACCGTCGACGTGGAGATTGCCTACAGTTCAGCCGCGCGGGTGGGCGGCGCTCCGGCCGGCAAGCGGGTGTTGCTGGCGGAGCCACGCGGGTACTGCGCGGGTGTGGACCGGGCAGTCGAGACCGTCGAGCGGGCCCTGGAGAAGCACGGTGCCCCGGTTTACGTGCGCCACGAGATCGTGCACAACAAGCATGTGGTGGACACCCTGACGAATAAGGGCGCGGTCTTCGTGGACGAGACCGATCAGGTGCCCGAAGGCGCGATCGTGGTGTTCTCCGCCCACGGCGTGGCACCGACGGTGCATGAGACGGCCGCCGACCGCAACCTGCGGGTGATCGACGCGACCTGCCCGCTGGTGACCAAGGTGCACAACGAAGCCAAGCGATTCGCCCGCGACGGCTACGACATCCTGCTGATCGGCCACGCCGGCCACGAAGAGGTCGTCGGGATCATCGGCGAGGCCCCCAACGACGTGCAGCTGGTCGACGGCTTAGATGCTGTAGCCGCCGTGACCGTACGTGACGAGAACAAGATCGTGTGGCTGTCGCAGACCACGCTCAGCGTGGACGAGACCATGCAGACGGTGCACAAGCTGCGTGAGCGATTCCCGAACCTGCAGAATCCGCCCAGCGACGACATCTGCTACGCCACCCAGAACCGCCAGACCGCGGTCAAGGCGATGGCCCCCGAGTGCGAGCTGGTGATCGTGGTGGGCTCGCGGAACTCCTCGAACTCCTGCCGACTGGTCGAGGTGGCGCTGGGCGCCGGTGCCCGCGCTGCCCACCTGGTGGACTACGCCGACGACATCGACCCGGCGTGGCTGGCTCCCGAAGCAGGCGAGGTGCAGACCATCGGCGTCACCTCGGGTGCGTCGGTGCCGGAGATCCTGGTCCGTGGGGTGCTGGAGCGGCTTGCCGAGTACGGCTACGGCACGGTGTACCCGGTGGCCACCGCCAACGAGACCCTGGTGTTCGCCTTGCCTCGCGAGATCCGGCCGGATCGGCGCTAG
- a CDS encoding putative quinol monooxygenase: MIFIVVKFAVKPEWSERWPQLVAGFTAATRAEPGNLWFEWSRSLEDPNEYVLVEAFRDGEAGGVHVNSDHFKQAMADMPQALVSTPKIISQQIDATDWSEMGELTV; encoded by the coding sequence GTGATCTTCATCGTGGTCAAGTTCGCGGTCAAGCCGGAGTGGTCCGAGCGCTGGCCGCAGCTGGTGGCCGGCTTCACCGCGGCCACCCGTGCCGAGCCGGGAAACCTGTGGTTCGAGTGGTCGCGCAGCCTGGAGGATCCGAACGAGTACGTGCTCGTCGAGGCCTTCCGTGATGGTGAGGCCGGCGGCGTGCACGTCAACAGCGATCACTTCAAGCAGGCCATGGCCGACATGCCGCAGGCGCTGGTGTCGACGCCGAAGATCATCAGCCAGCAGATCGACGCGACGGACTGGTCGGAGATGGGCGAGCTGACGGTCTAG